In a single window of the Arthrobacter zhangbolii genome:
- the pdxT gene encoding pyridoxal 5'-phosphate synthase glutaminase subunit PdxT translates to MTNFTGSPGTGLLVGVLALQGGVREHAAAIAATGAAAVPVRRPGDLEGLSGLVLPGGESTTIGKLLRAYGLADPLEDAISGGFPVYGSCAGLILLADHLVDPATDRDGRPQETLGGLDILVRRNAFGRQRESFETQLVFDGLDSLPSLPPGAEPPPVQAVFIRAPEVEKAGDSVRVLARVRDAQPGPVPLPSMNRSADPGMVSAPEPDSVARIVAVRSGNLLATSFHPEITGELRIHELFIQMIRGEA, encoded by the coding sequence ATGACCAACTTCACAGGTTCCCCCGGCACAGGCCTGCTGGTGGGGGTCCTGGCACTGCAGGGCGGCGTGCGTGAACATGCGGCGGCCATCGCGGCGACGGGGGCAGCCGCTGTTCCCGTCCGCCGTCCCGGCGACCTGGAGGGGTTGTCCGGGCTGGTGCTGCCGGGCGGGGAATCCACCACCATAGGCAAGCTGCTGCGCGCCTACGGTCTGGCGGACCCGCTCGAAGATGCCATCTCCGGAGGGTTCCCGGTATACGGATCCTGTGCCGGGCTGATTCTGCTGGCGGACCATCTGGTGGATCCGGCCACTGATCGTGACGGGCGTCCACAGGAAACCCTTGGGGGACTGGATATCCTGGTGCGCCGAAACGCCTTCGGGCGCCAGCGCGAGTCCTTTGAAACACAGCTTGTGTTCGACGGCCTGGATTCCCTTCCTTCACTGCCTCCCGGCGCAGAGCCGCCCCCGGTCCAGGCAGTGTTTATCCGGGCACCCGAAGTGGAGAAGGCAGGCGACTCGGTGCGCGTCCTGGCCCGGGTCCGGGATGCGCAGCCTGGTCCCGTTCCGCTCCCTTCCATGAACCGGTCAGCGGATCCGGGCATGGTTTCGGCGCCGGAACCGGATTCGGTCGCTAGAATTGTGGCAGTGCGTTCAGGGAATCTGCTGGCAACCTCTTTCCATCCGGAAATAACGGGGGAGCTCCGCATCCATGAACTATTTATCCAGATGATCAGAGGAGAAGCGTAG
- a CDS encoding Mur ligase family protein, producing the protein MSSFSILVGKLVRSASKLRGGGSALPGLVVEKIDPDFIRRTLADLPLGVAVVSGTNGKTTTTKMVVELLESQGLKVFTNRTGSNFTRGVAAALLGEVNLRGRLDADIAVLELDEAHAVHFVKLIRPRYSLLLNVLRDQLDRFGEIDKTTRLLEQIARATTETVVLNREDPRVAGIAESLNGQRAVYFGLDASLRSTFPNDDEMRGSLAEALAATQEADVVLQRVGEADADFLVDGQVRSSGLKLRGVYNIFNAAAALAFARTIKGADLDSDALFEALANVEPAFGRGESLTVNGQPLELVLVKNPSGFRLGLKSFAAHGYSTMIAINDNYADGRDMSWLWDVDFESLADGGVDVVSGVRAYDMALRLKYDDVPVRTIEPDITDGLKRFIKDSPGVPMRIFCTYTAMLAVRRELSKITKVEVVS; encoded by the coding sequence ATGAGTTCTTTCTCCATCCTGGTCGGAAAACTGGTCCGCAGTGCCTCCAAACTGCGCGGCGGCGGTTCCGCCCTGCCGGGCCTGGTGGTGGAGAAAATCGATCCCGACTTCATCCGCCGCACCCTCGCGGACCTGCCGCTCGGCGTCGCCGTCGTCTCCGGAACCAACGGCAAAACCACCACCACCAAAATGGTGGTGGAGCTGCTCGAAAGCCAGGGCCTGAAGGTCTTTACCAACCGCACCGGCAGCAACTTCACCCGCGGTGTGGCGGCCGCCCTGCTGGGAGAGGTGAACCTCCGCGGCCGGCTCGATGCCGATATTGCCGTCCTGGAACTGGATGAGGCACATGCGGTGCACTTCGTGAAGCTGATCCGGCCCCGCTACAGCCTGCTGCTGAACGTACTGCGGGACCAGCTGGACCGGTTCGGCGAAATCGATAAGACCACCCGGCTGCTGGAGCAGATTGCCCGCGCCACCACCGAGACCGTGGTGCTGAACCGCGAAGACCCCCGGGTGGCCGGCATTGCAGAGTCCCTGAACGGACAGCGCGCCGTGTACTTCGGACTGGACGCATCACTGCGCAGCACCTTCCCCAACGACGACGAGATGCGCGGCAGCCTGGCCGAGGCCCTCGCGGCCACCCAGGAGGCCGACGTCGTCCTGCAGCGCGTGGGCGAGGCCGACGCCGACTTCCTGGTGGACGGCCAGGTGCGGTCCTCGGGACTGAAGCTGCGCGGGGTCTACAACATCTTTAATGCCGCAGCCGCACTGGCCTTTGCACGGACCATCAAGGGCGCCGACCTGGATTCCGACGCCCTGTTCGAGGCACTGGCCAATGTTGAGCCGGCCTTCGGGCGCGGGGAATCCCTGACCGTCAACGGCCAGCCGCTGGAACTGGTGCTGGTGAAGAACCCCAGCGGCTTCCGCCTTGGCCTGAAGTCCTTCGCGGCGCACGGGTACTCGACCATGATCGCTATCAATGACAACTACGCCGACGGCCGGGACATGTCCTGGCTGTGGGACGTGGACTTCGAATCGCTGGCCGACGGCGGCGTCGACGTGGTGAGCGGCGTGCGGGCCTACGACATGGCGCTGCGCCTGAAGTATGACGACGTGCCCGTCCGCACCATCGAGCCGGACATTACCGATGGCCTGAAACGTTTTATCAAGGACTCCCCCGGGGTCCCCATGCGGATCTTCTGCACGTACACCGCCATGCTGGCCGTGCGTCGGGAGCTCTCCAAGATCACGAAGGTGGAGGTGGTCTCATGA
- a CDS encoding type 1 glutamine amidotransferase: MSADRTIRILQLYPREMNIYGDWGNVLVLKQRLKWYGYSPVVEEYNAGDEFPSDVDIIVGGGGQDSGQVVIQQDLQQLAPTLRKLADDGLPMLVICGLYQLFGKFFKTHEGTLIPGIGILDLETHGGDVRLIGNVLSVSSEFGEIHGYENHSGQTFLGPGVEPLAEVRKGEGNNTKDSTEGARYKNVVASYLHGSLLPKNPAIADFLIEQAAVRKFGSFAPVPRSEEDLADLSKLSDLARQHAGQRPR; encoded by the coding sequence ATGAGTGCGGACCGTACGATCAGGATCCTGCAGCTGTACCCGCGGGAAATGAACATTTACGGGGACTGGGGCAATGTCCTGGTGCTCAAGCAGCGGCTGAAGTGGTACGGCTACTCCCCAGTCGTCGAGGAATACAACGCCGGCGACGAGTTCCCGTCCGACGTCGACATCATTGTGGGCGGCGGCGGCCAGGACAGCGGACAGGTAGTGATCCAGCAGGACCTCCAGCAGCTTGCCCCCACCCTCCGTAAGCTGGCCGACGACGGCCTGCCGATGCTGGTGATCTGCGGGCTCTACCAGCTCTTCGGAAAGTTCTTCAAGACCCACGAAGGGACGCTGATTCCGGGGATCGGGATCCTGGATCTGGAAACCCACGGCGGGGATGTCCGGCTGATCGGCAACGTCCTCTCGGTCAGCAGCGAGTTCGGCGAGATCCATGGCTACGAGAACCACAGCGGCCAGACCTTCCTCGGTCCCGGCGTCGAGCCGTTGGCCGAAGTCCGCAAGGGCGAAGGCAACAACACCAAGGACAGCACCGAGGGCGCCCGGTATAAGAACGTGGTGGCCAGCTACCTGCACGGTTCACTGCTGCCGAAGAATCCGGCCATTGCGGATTTCCTGATCGAGCAGGCAGCGGTCCGGAAGTTCGGCAGCTTTGCGCCGGTGCCGCGGTCCGAAGAGGATCTTGCTGACCTGTCCAAGCTTTCCGACCTGGCCCGCCAGCACGCCGGGCAGCGTCCGCGCTAG
- a CDS encoding class I SAM-dependent methyltransferase — protein MGSDESTRSAYGARAAEYTSLLGSIEDTHELDRQRIGDWAADIEGRVVDAGCGPGQWTDFLHRGGTMVQGIDFVPEFIQSARLRFPGVPFRVASFRQMGVPDDSLHGVLAWYSLIHVPPDELSLVFAEMGRALVRGGRILIGFFDGPPGTPFPHAVSTAYYWSVEAMGQLLAEAGFEVLEVETRRDPGKRAHAAMTAALV, from the coding sequence ATGGGCAGTGATGAATCCACCCGATCGGCGTATGGGGCGCGGGCGGCCGAATACACCAGCCTGCTGGGATCCATCGAGGATACGCACGAGCTGGATCGGCAGCGCATCGGCGATTGGGCAGCAGATATTGAGGGCCGGGTAGTGGACGCCGGGTGCGGGCCCGGCCAGTGGACCGACTTCCTCCACCGGGGCGGAACGATGGTCCAGGGGATCGATTTTGTCCCCGAATTCATTCAGAGTGCCCGCCTGCGCTTTCCCGGTGTGCCTTTTCGCGTCGCCTCGTTCCGCCAGATGGGCGTACCTGATGATTCATTGCACGGCGTGCTGGCCTGGTATTCGCTCATTCATGTCCCGCCTGACGAGCTCTCTTTGGTGTTCGCGGAGATGGGGCGCGCCCTGGTCCGGGGCGGACGGATTCTCATCGGATTCTTCGACGGACCTCCCGGGACACCTTTTCCGCATGCCGTGAGCACGGCTTACTACTGGTCCGTCGAAGCGATGGGACAGTTACTAGCCGAAGCGGGGTTCGAGGTGCTTGAGGTGGAAACGCGCCGGGATCCCGGCAAACGGGCCCACGCCGCCATGACTGCTGCCTTGGTCTGA
- a CDS encoding DUF1905 domain-containing protein, translating into MSTETGPMDLHFTAPIGMHIKGDVWSCVEIPDSKNLFGTGKAVKVAATVDGEPVRAALMPTGTGGHMLSVSAKLRKKIGKDIGDDVVVSVSERLS; encoded by the coding sequence ATGAGCACTGAGACAGGACCGATGGATCTGCACTTCACAGCTCCGATCGGCATGCACATCAAGGGTGATGTCTGGTCCTGCGTCGAAATCCCGGACTCGAAGAATCTGTTCGGCACGGGCAAAGCCGTCAAGGTCGCTGCAACGGTGGACGGGGAACCGGTACGCGCGGCCCTGATGCCTACCGGCACCGGAGGCCACATGCTCTCGGTCAGCGCCAAGCTGCGGAAGAAGATCGGGAAGGACATCGGCGACGACGTCGTCGTATCGGTTTCGGAGCGGCTCTCCTGA
- a CDS encoding phosphotransferase produces the protein MDGEQLLEGGNVAAAVVRIGDTVRKPWTESTPHVFELMTAVRKAGVDVPAVLGRDEQGRQITEFIPGRLALESPPLTHAELRRVGAIVRAIHDASETFVPSPEAKWAGAIPSPGNNLVCHNDLAPWNLLIGDRWVFIDWDAAAPSTRLWDLAYAAQAFTLSDTTLAPERAAGNLVAFVDGYGAERGLREQLPEAMHQRAAAMHHLLESSHATGREPWGSMYVQGHGEHWRAATDYVHVHQKIWTAALLG, from the coding sequence ATGGATGGGGAGCAGCTACTCGAAGGCGGCAACGTCGCGGCCGCCGTTGTGCGGATTGGGGATACGGTCCGAAAGCCGTGGACAGAATCGACGCCACACGTATTCGAACTGATGACCGCGGTCCGGAAGGCCGGCGTAGACGTCCCCGCGGTCCTGGGCAGGGATGAGCAGGGCCGGCAAATCACCGAATTCATACCCGGACGGCTTGCCCTCGAATCGCCTCCGCTCACGCATGCGGAGCTTCGCCGGGTTGGAGCAATAGTCCGTGCCATCCATGATGCGAGCGAAACGTTCGTGCCCTCCCCTGAAGCGAAATGGGCCGGAGCAATCCCGTCCCCGGGAAACAACCTGGTCTGTCATAACGATCTGGCTCCTTGGAACCTCCTTATCGGTGACCGCTGGGTGTTCATTGACTGGGATGCTGCCGCACCCAGCACGCGACTATGGGATCTCGCCTATGCTGCCCAGGCGTTTACGCTCTCAGACACGACGTTGGCACCGGAGCGGGCGGCGGGAAATCTGGTTGCGTTCGTTGACGGTTACGGGGCGGAACGGGGCCTTCGGGAGCAGTTGCCGGAAGCAATGCACCAGCGCGCTGCGGCCATGCACCACCTGCTGGAGTCTTCGCACGCCACGGGCCGTGAACCCTGGGGATCCATGTACGTTCAGGGCCACGGGGAACACTGGCGGGCTGCCACGGACTATGTTCATGTCCATCAGAAGATATGGACAGCAGCACTGTTGGGCTAG
- a CDS encoding NUDIX hydrolase has translation MPLEDLLTHLRTLPDSKQKEAYLRFLNAMGDAALRKDGGPEHVTGSCFVFSPGFEHVLLCFHRKGRFWVQFGGHIEPEDATVAEAAQREAREESGLGALALLSPAIIDLDRHELQGGFTCSAHWDVGFAAVISPDAVTTVSDESEANRWFPVSELPAQLPKGFHERLDYVRRTAMALPEARC, from the coding sequence ATGCCCCTCGAAGATCTACTTACCCATCTGCGGACCCTTCCCGATTCAAAGCAGAAAGAAGCGTATCTGCGCTTCCTGAATGCAATGGGAGACGCCGCGCTACGCAAGGATGGCGGCCCGGAACATGTCACCGGGTCCTGCTTCGTCTTTTCACCCGGATTCGAGCACGTTCTCCTGTGTTTCCACCGCAAGGGCCGCTTCTGGGTGCAGTTCGGCGGCCATATCGAGCCGGAAGACGCAACGGTGGCCGAAGCCGCCCAAAGGGAGGCCCGCGAGGAATCCGGACTTGGCGCTCTTGCCCTGCTCTCGCCAGCAATCATTGATCTCGACCGGCACGAGTTGCAGGGCGGTTTCACCTGTTCAGCACATTGGGACGTGGGGTTCGCTGCGGTCATCAGCCCGGATGCCGTAACCACTGTGAGCGATGAAAGCGAGGCCAACCGCTGGTTCCCGGTCAGCGAATTGCCGGCCCAGCTTCCGAAGGGATTCCACGAACGGCTGGATTACGTGCGGCGCACGGCTATGGCTCTGCCGGAGGCACGGTGCTGA
- a CDS encoding HNH endonuclease: MSNRAFLTAVAEETDAGLVDRLRLLEELKAAASAAQARIAVALDASVRGAHAQAGIPPEHQGRGVAAQLALARRESPARGGRILGFANALGKEMPCTLRALSEGIISEWRATLIVRETACLSVEDRSTVDREVAGDPALLEGLGDRRLIARIRKLTYRIDQQALVRRAAKAAADRYVSCRPAPDTMTYLTGLLPVAQGVAVYAALSRAADSLRARGDTRGRGQIMADTMVERITGQARADRVPLEVQLVMTDRTLLSGSGEPAHLQGYGIVPAGSARAAAALAASSGDSNPGVMPGGSSAAPLGGSSAAPLGGSSAAPLGDRAAPSLPDNTASHPRDVAAEVAGPAGLWLRRLYTAPGSGDLVAMDSKARYAPESLARFIETRDQFCRTPWCSAPIRHRDHVRAHRSGGSTDTANLQGLCEACNQAKESPGWTAAVMESTARPPIGRFPERHTVEITTPTGHSYRSMAPPLPA; the protein is encoded by the coding sequence TTGTCGAATCGCGCTTTCCTCACGGCTGTCGCCGAGGAGACTGATGCAGGGCTGGTGGATCGCCTTCGCCTCCTGGAAGAACTTAAGGCGGCCGCCAGCGCCGCACAGGCCCGGATCGCCGTCGCGCTTGACGCCTCCGTGCGCGGTGCGCATGCGCAGGCCGGGATTCCGCCGGAGCATCAGGGCAGGGGAGTTGCCGCCCAGCTTGCGCTGGCCCGGCGGGAATCACCGGCGCGGGGCGGGCGGATCCTGGGCTTCGCCAATGCCCTCGGGAAGGAAATGCCCTGCACGCTGCGGGCATTGTCCGAGGGGATCATCAGTGAATGGCGGGCCACCCTGATCGTGCGCGAAACCGCCTGCCTGTCGGTGGAAGACCGCAGCACCGTGGACCGGGAAGTGGCCGGGGACCCGGCCCTGCTGGAAGGACTTGGCGACAGGCGCCTGATTGCCCGGATCCGTAAACTCACCTACCGCATCGACCAGCAGGCCTTGGTGCGCCGGGCGGCCAAAGCAGCGGCGGACCGGTATGTCTCCTGCCGGCCCGCACCGGACACGATGACGTATCTGACCGGCCTGCTGCCTGTCGCCCAAGGCGTCGCCGTCTACGCCGCGCTAAGCCGTGCCGCAGATTCGCTGCGGGCGCGTGGTGATACGAGGGGCCGCGGACAGATCATGGCCGACACCATGGTGGAACGGATCACCGGGCAGGCCAGGGCTGACCGCGTTCCGCTGGAAGTCCAGTTGGTGATGACCGACCGCACGCTGCTCAGCGGATCCGGCGAGCCTGCGCATCTGCAGGGATACGGGATCGTTCCTGCCGGATCGGCACGGGCTGCCGCAGCCTTGGCGGCATCCAGTGGAGACAGCAATCCGGGAGTCATGCCGGGAGGCAGTTCCGCAGCGCCTCTGGGAGGCAGTTCCGCAGCGCCTCTGGGAGGCAGTTCCGCAGCGCCTCTGGGAGACAGAGCCGCACCGTCACTGCCGGACAATACGGCATCTCACCCGCGGGACGTCGCCGCGGAAGTTGCCGGTCCGGCAGGTCTTTGGCTCCGGCGGCTGTACACCGCGCCCGGTTCCGGTGACCTCGTGGCAATGGATTCCAAGGCGCGTTATGCTCCGGAATCCCTTGCCCGGTTTATTGAAACACGGGATCAGTTCTGCCGGACACCGTGGTGCAGTGCACCTATCCGCCACCGCGACCACGTCAGGGCGCACAGGTCCGGCGGAAGCACGGATACAGCTAATCTGCAGGGTTTGTGCGAAGCCTGCAATCAGGCGAAAGAATCCCCAGGTTGGACAGCGGCGGTGATGGAGTCCACTGCCCGTCCGCCGATCGGCCGTTTTCCGGAACGGCATACTGTGGAAATCACTACGCCAACGGGGCACAGCTACCGTTCCATGGCCCCGCCCCTCCCTGCATGA